From the genome of Candidatus Neomarinimicrobiota bacterium, one region includes:
- a CDS encoding endonuclease/exonuclease/phosphatase family protein, with amino-acid sequence MVIVRCPGPAPPSSQNGAEGQQTWDIPAFGTDSTFEIMTWNLSNFGQRSPVPLHRVAEIVRDLDVDVVALQEIVSQAVFEALVDSLAGWSGYRASPTSPGQELAFLYKDSLFTVVTPPFEIYAAEDLAFPREPLVLELALDTVRIVAINNHLKCCGDGIIDDDPDDEEARRRTASLLLEDYLRTELPEQNVIVLGDLNDEIDDPEGENVFQNFIATDSLFFFVTMTLVEDSTQITYPQAPWFSFIDNILITASLFDEWEASGQVATMRLDDVMDDYLEVVSDHRPVALKLQIR; translated from the coding sequence ATGGTTATAGTTAGATGCCCCGGACCGGCCCCTCCCTCCAGTCAGAATGGCGCTGAGGGACAACAAACGTGGGACATTCCCGCTTTTGGGACCGATTCGACCTTTGAGATAATGACCTGGAATCTGAGCAACTTCGGCCAGCGTTCGCCCGTGCCCCTTCATCGCGTGGCGGAGATTGTTCGTGATCTGGATGTGGATGTGGTGGCCCTGCAGGAAATCGTCAGCCAGGCGGTTTTTGAGGCGTTGGTGGATAGTCTCGCTGGCTGGAGCGGCTATCGGGCTTCGCCGACCAGCCCGGGGCAGGAGCTGGCCTTCCTTTACAAGGACTCCCTTTTTACCGTCGTCACGCCGCCATTTGAAATCTATGCGGCTGAGGACCTGGCCTTTCCCCGTGAGCCCCTGGTGCTGGAGCTGGCGCTCGATACTGTCCGGATTGTCGCCATCAACAACCATCTCAAATGCTGCGGCGATGGAATCATAGATGATGATCCCGATGACGAGGAGGCCCGGCGCCGGACTGCCAGCTTGCTGCTTGAAGACTACCTCCGGACCGAATTGCCGGAACAGAATGTCATTGTTTTGGGAGACCTGAACGACGAGATCGATGATCCCGAGGGAGAGAATGTCTTCCAGAACTTCATTGCTACTGACAGCCTGTTTTTCTTTGTGACCATGACGCTGGTGGAGGATTCCACCCAGATCACCTATCCCCAGGCACCCTGGTTCAGCTTCATCGATAACATTCTTATTACCGCCAGCCTATTCGACGAGTGGGAGGCTTCCGGTCAAGTGGCGACTATGCGCCTTGATGATGTGATGGACGATTATCTGGAGGTGGTTTCCGATCACCGCCCTGTGGCCTTGAAGCTGCAGATACGGTGA
- a CDS encoding M1 family metallopeptidase, whose product MLYLLRKCYLLLGTLLLTNWILAQTLTRPSDYFQQEVAYRIDVTLNDEDHTLSVFLSLDYINNSPDTLNFIWFHLWPNAYRSNETAFARQEFEQGSTRFYFAKDKDRGYIDSLDFRSGDNALKWEYHHAWIDVAKVYLAHPLAPGDTVTIETPFLVKIPNIFSRLGHTDNHYEITQWYPKPAVYDRDGWHAMPYLDMGEFYSEFGTFDVHITLPREYVVMATGDLPQGDPDYEFLDSLVAVTAEYYALKKDDGKPDKSARKKWLKKFDKREFTAPGDGPTKTLHFHQEKVHDFAWFADKRYMVQKGTLWVEDSTRAVTVWCLHRSNFADLWEESLEYAHDAAYWYGQWYGTYPYNHVSAVSGDMAAGGGMEYPNITVISMGGTKETLEDVIMHEVGHNWHYGIFGYNERLHPWLDEGLTVYSEIRYWYAKYGEKTGGLFSMGLIPERLTRIMKNPYTKRHFQQFVANFTVGTHDDQPMEGHSSGFEPTNYGTVVYYKSSVVFDFLEHYLGPERNQAAWDAFTRIWSFAHPGPEDLRAAFETISGEDLSWFFDDIVKTNRRLDYGVSRMVASKDVVQVTITNYGEIEAPVEVATLDREGAVLESRWLPGFSGSRTITFDSEAVHSATTDPGGYSPDVDHSNDYLPLIRLADIYLHKPALRFLLSAPEPGRSQLYFIPMLSYCTYSGLLPGTIFYGGVLPPSKNHLTGSLFYSLKQKRLAGGTGLAINRYRLWGTDKLTGKVNYASYPDYSMAQLDLDAIFRERAVSSPALQLGMALAWQQLTEGALDNTLWDTGTFISAALNTRYWNHTHALLRWDLAGQAHMVSGSADELESDLKATILQGTAKASYRYARQGRLYLRGWLGHTLTDKDLIPNQYRFWLSGGLDTDFSNPLAFNRTGSGTFRVYHQFYIPDEGPAIRALNTEVPGITAWALNLDVTSKYPLALFADIAGTNNGDDESWQTYTDAGIIWSLGPIKFIVPLWHSWEPEIGEAPYEGWRIGLSLPSISL is encoded by the coding sequence ATGCTTTACCTTCTTCGGAAGTGCTATCTTTTACTTGGAACACTGCTCCTCACAAACTGGATCCTGGCCCAAACCCTCACACGCCCCAGCGACTACTTCCAGCAGGAGGTGGCCTACCGCATTGACGTTACCCTCAACGATGAAGACCACACGCTGTCGGTCTTCCTCTCGCTAGATTATATTAACAACTCGCCCGATACCCTAAACTTTATCTGGTTCCACCTGTGGCCCAATGCCTACCGGAGCAATGAGACGGCTTTTGCCAGGCAGGAATTCGAGCAGGGCAGCACCAGATTTTACTTCGCCAAGGACAAAGACCGGGGCTATATCGACAGCCTGGACTTCCGTTCAGGCGACAATGCACTCAAGTGGGAATATCACCACGCTTGGATCGACGTAGCCAAAGTCTACCTGGCCCATCCTTTAGCTCCCGGGGACACGGTAACTATAGAAACACCCTTTTTAGTCAAGATCCCCAATATTTTCAGCCGCCTCGGCCACACTGATAACCACTATGAGATCACCCAATGGTATCCCAAGCCGGCGGTGTATGACCGGGACGGCTGGCATGCCATGCCTTACCTGGACATGGGGGAATTCTACAGCGAATTCGGCACCTTCGACGTGCACATCACCCTGCCCAGAGAATACGTGGTTATGGCGACGGGTGATCTCCCACAGGGCGATCCCGATTACGAGTTCCTGGACAGCCTGGTCGCGGTTACCGCCGAGTACTATGCCCTGAAAAAAGACGACGGCAAACCTGACAAAAGTGCCCGCAAGAAGTGGCTTAAAAAGTTCGATAAGCGGGAGTTCACTGCGCCGGGTGATGGACCCACCAAGACCCTGCACTTTCACCAGGAAAAGGTTCACGATTTCGCCTGGTTCGCCGACAAGCGCTATATGGTGCAGAAGGGTACCCTGTGGGTGGAGGATTCCACGAGGGCCGTCACGGTCTGGTGCCTGCACCGCTCCAATTTCGCTGACCTATGGGAAGAATCCCTTGAATATGCCCACGACGCCGCCTACTGGTACGGCCAGTGGTACGGGACCTATCCCTATAACCACGTGTCGGCCGTATCCGGGGACATGGCGGCCGGCGGCGGCATGGAGTACCCCAACATCACGGTCATTTCCATGGGCGGCACCAAGGAAACCCTGGAAGACGTGATTATGCACGAGGTAGGCCACAACTGGCATTACGGCATCTTCGGCTACAACGAGCGGCTGCACCCCTGGCTGGATGAAGGTCTGACCGTCTATTCGGAAATCCGGTACTGGTACGCCAAGTACGGTGAAAAAACGGGTGGGCTATTCTCCATGGGCCTGATCCCCGAGAGATTGACCAGGATCATGAAGAATCCCTACACCAAGCGGCACTTCCAACAATTCGTCGCCAACTTTACCGTGGGCACACACGATGACCAGCCCATGGAAGGTCATTCCTCCGGTTTTGAGCCCACCAACTACGGTACCGTGGTGTATTACAAGAGCAGCGTGGTGTTCGATTTTCTGGAGCACTACCTGGGCCCGGAGCGCAACCAGGCCGCCTGGGACGCGTTCACCCGAATCTGGTCCTTCGCTCATCCCGGACCGGAAGACCTGCGGGCCGCTTTCGAAACCATCTCCGGGGAAGACCTTTCCTGGTTCTTCGACGATATCGTCAAGACCAACCGGCGCCTGGATTACGGCGTGAGCCGGATGGTAGCCAGCAAGGATGTGGTGCAGGTCACAATAACTAATTACGGTGAGATCGAGGCACCGGTAGAAGTGGCCACCCTGGATCGGGAGGGAGCGGTGCTGGAAAGTCGCTGGCTGCCCGGATTCTCCGGCTCCAGAACAATCACCTTCGATAGCGAAGCCGTACACTCCGCCACCACCGATCCCGGCGGCTACTCGCCGGATGTGGACCACTCCAACGACTACCTGCCCCTCATTCGCCTGGCAGATATCTACCTGCACAAGCCAGCGCTACGGTTCCTGCTCAGCGCACCGGAACCAGGCCGCTCCCAGCTGTATTTTATTCCTATGCTTTCCTACTGCACCTATAGTGGTCTGCTGCCCGGCACGATCTTTTATGGCGGGGTACTGCCACCATCGAAGAACCACCTCACCGGCAGCCTTTTCTACAGCCTCAAGCAGAAACGCCTGGCTGGCGGCACCGGGCTGGCCATCAACCGCTACCGCCTGTGGGGAACCGATAAGCTGACCGGGAAAGTCAATTACGCCAGCTATCCGGATTACAGTATGGCACAGTTGGATTTGGACGCCATTTTCCGGGAAAGGGCGGTCAGCTCCCCCGCCCTACAATTGGGCATGGCACTGGCATGGCAGCAGCTGACGGAGGGCGCCCTTGATAACACCCTCTGGGATACCGGCACTTTCATCAGCGCCGCCCTGAATACCAGGTACTGGAATCACACCCACGCCTTGCTACGCTGGGACCTAGCGGGACAAGCCCATATGGTATCAGGAAGCGCCGACGAGCTCGAATCGGATCTAAAAGCCACCATCCTGCAGGGCACCGCCAAGGCTTCCTACCGCTATGCCCGCCAGGGCCGGTTGTATCTGCGCGGCTGGCTGGGACACACCCTCACCGACAAAGACCTTATCCCCAACCAGTACCGCTTCTGGCTCAGCGGCGGACTGGATACCGATTTCAGTAACCCGCTGGCCTTCAACCGGACAGGATCGGGCACCTTCAGGGTCTATCATCAGTTTTATATCCCCGACGAGGGTCCGGCTATCCGGGCCCTGAACACCGAAGTCCCCGGGATTACTGCCTGGGCCCTGAACCTCGACGTTACCAGCAAATATCCGCTGGCGTTGTTTGCCGATATCGCCGGCACCAACAACGGTGACGATGAATCCTGGCAGACATATACAGATGCGGGTATCATTTGGAGCCTGGGACCCATCAAGTTTATCGTCCCTTTGTGGCACAGCTGGGAACCCGAGATCGGCGAGGCCCCTTATGAAGGCTGGCGGATCGGCCTGTCGCTTCCCTCTATCAGCCTGTGA
- the pip gene encoding prolyl aminopeptidase produces MRELYPPIEPYQEEFLKVSDIHTIHYEECGNSGGKPVLFVHGGPGGGIETIYRRYFNPEQYRVILVDQRGSGKSTPHAELRENTTQHLIADMERVRENAGVERWLVFGGSWGSTLGLAYSQAHPERVTGLILRGIFLCREEEIQWFYQDGASRVFPDYWEQYLAPIPLEERGDLLRAYYRRLTSEDPQVRLEAARAWSVWEGSTSKLYFDESLAARFGEDEFSLAFARIECHYFINHAFLEKDQLLRDVPKIHHIPCVIVQGRYDMVCPLTSAWELHRAWPEAELHVVPDAGHSITEPGIVDKLIEATDRFAET; encoded by the coding sequence ATGCGTGAGTTGTATCCACCTATTGAGCCCTACCAGGAGGAGTTCCTTAAGGTTTCCGATATTCACACCATTCACTACGAGGAGTGCGGCAACTCCGGAGGGAAGCCGGTGTTATTTGTCCACGGGGGTCCTGGCGGGGGGATCGAGACGATTTACCGAAGATATTTCAATCCCGAGCAGTACCGGGTGATTCTGGTAGACCAGCGAGGGTCAGGCAAGAGCACGCCCCACGCGGAGCTGCGGGAGAATACCACTCAGCACCTTATCGCCGATATGGAGCGGGTGCGGGAAAACGCCGGGGTAGAGCGGTGGTTGGTATTCGGAGGCTCATGGGGCAGCACTCTAGGGCTGGCCTACAGCCAAGCCCACCCCGAGCGGGTGACCGGACTTATCCTGCGGGGCATTTTCCTGTGCCGGGAGGAGGAGATTCAGTGGTTTTATCAGGATGGGGCCAGCCGGGTATTCCCGGACTACTGGGAGCAGTACCTGGCGCCTATTCCACTGGAGGAGCGGGGCGACCTGCTCCGGGCCTACTACCGGCGTCTGACCAGCGAAGACCCGCAGGTGCGTTTAGAGGCGGCCCGGGCCTGGAGCGTCTGGGAAGGGTCCACCAGCAAGTTATACTTCGACGAAAGCCTGGCAGCGAGATTCGGTGAGGACGAGTTCAGCCTGGCCTTTGCCCGCATCGAATGCCATTACTTCATCAACCACGCCTTTCTGGAAAAGGACCAGCTCCTCCGGGATGTGCCTAAAATCCATCATATCCCGTGTGTGATTGTGCAGGGGCGCTACGACATGGTCTGTCCGCTGACCAGCGCCTGGGAGTTGCATCGAGCCTGGCCCGAGGCTGAACTGCACGTGGTACCGGACGCCGGTCATTCCATTACTGAGCCCGGAATTGTAGACAAGCTTATCGAGGCCACGGACCGCTTTGCAGAGACCTAG
- a CDS encoding ACP phosphodiesterase, with protein MNYLAHLYLADDTAESLVGSLLGDFVKGDDYNGYSEGVRRAILIHRKIDTFTDAHPLHKQSKARLNRKFRHTRGILVDLFYDHFLARNWAEYAGEPLPEFTRRVYYVLDKHVELMPPRLQRMLPAMITDNWLLSYRDLTNIGHALRGLSHRLGCDNELAQGLEELRRNYSSLENDFRAFFPELVDYVASLKGIIR; from the coding sequence ATGAACTACCTGGCCCATCTGTACCTGGCTGATGATACCGCCGAATCGCTCGTGGGCAGCCTCCTGGGAGACTTCGTCAAAGGAGACGACTACAACGGCTATAGCGAGGGCGTCCGACGGGCCATCCTTATCCATCGCAAAATCGACACCTTCACCGATGCGCACCCCCTTCACAAGCAGAGTAAGGCTCGCCTCAACCGGAAATTCCGCCATACCAGGGGTATCCTGGTCGACCTGTTCTACGATCATTTTTTGGCCCGGAACTGGGCTGAATACGCTGGCGAACCCCTCCCGGAATTTACCAGGCGGGTATATTACGTTCTGGATAAGCATGTGGAGCTAATGCCGCCACGCCTGCAGCGGATGCTGCCCGCTATGATCACGGATAACTGGCTGCTGTCATACCGCGATCTGACCAATATCGGGCACGCGCTGCGCGGGCTATCCCACCGACTGGGCTGTGACAACGAATTGGCCCAGGGACTGGAAGAGCTCCGAAGAAATTACTCTAGCCTGGAAAACGACTTCCGGGCCTTTTTCCCCGAGCTGGTTGACTACGTTGCTTCGCTGAAAGGGATCATTCGCTAG
- a CDS encoding secondary thiamine-phosphate synthase enzyme YjbQ, with protein MKSYRKELWFNVLARMDFVNITPQVATAVRESGVQEGLCLVNAMHITASVFINDDEPGLHRDYKRWLEELAPHEPLSRYDHNRTGEDNGDAHHKRQVMGREVVVAISEGRLDFGPWEQIFYGEFDGRRRKRALIKIVGE; from the coding sequence ATGAAATCCTATCGCAAGGAGCTGTGGTTCAACGTCCTGGCCCGGATGGACTTTGTCAATATCACGCCCCAGGTAGCGACGGCGGTGCGGGAAAGCGGCGTGCAGGAAGGGCTGTGCCTGGTGAACGCCATGCACATCACGGCCTCGGTGTTCATCAATGACGACGAGCCGGGCCTGCACCGGGACTACAAGCGCTGGCTGGAGGAGCTGGCCCCCCACGAGCCCCTGTCCCGCTATGACCATAACCGCACGGGAGAAGACAACGGCGATGCCCATCACAAGCGGCAGGTCATGGGCCGGGAGGTGGTGGTGGCCATCAGCGAGGGCCGGCTGGACTTCGGTCCGTGGGAGCAGATCTTCTACGGGGAGTTCGATGGGCGGCGCCGGAAGCGGGCGCTGATCAAGATTGTCGGGGAGTAG
- a CDS encoding putative signal transducing protein — protein MTEYICIKTYPDRQRAQIDKAFLESHGIAAVIHADDLGGMAPGLAFGSKGVRLLVAEDQAEEALALLNARPETE, from the coding sequence ATGACGGAATATATCTGCATCAAAACCTATCCTGATCGTCAGCGAGCGCAGATTGACAAAGCCTTCCTCGAATCCCACGGCATAGCGGCTGTGATCCATGCCGATGACCTGGGGGGCATGGCACCGGGCCTCGCTTTCGGCAGCAAGGGCGTGCGCCTTCTGGTAGCCGAAGACCAGGCCGAAGAAGCTCTGGCTTTGCTGAATGCCAGGCCGGAGACGGAATAA
- a CDS encoding M1 family aminopeptidase yields the protein MRPRPVLPILGLISLLSCGNVWAQQVLPTREELLEMRRLEINARQAALERQRLLKATKLSPAQQNYDVTYYRINLDIDTTTKQISGTVTMTARAKVDDFTSVELDLAGNMSVDAVGGDAAGYTRAGDLLVVELSQPVSNDEYFNVSTTYHGQPAKSGFGAFGFDYHEEEPIIWSLSEPYGARAWWPCKDAPSDKADSVDMIVTVPGGLIVASNGMLVSEVCLDSGCTFHWQERYPITTYLVSLAITNYATYSEWFHYTAGDSMEIQYYIYPEDLEQARNEFTETLDMLAYFHEIFGPYPFLTEKYGIAQFAWGGGMEHQTITSQGRFRLILTVHELAHQWWGDKITNANWHEIWLNEGFASYAEALYFEHSLGTDYYHEYMSMMDRDYLYPIYVDDTTSVSRIFDITVYDKAGWFLHMLRHIVGDSTFFDILLAYSNDPRFAYSNATTGGFQDVCETVSDQDLDWFFQPWIYEAGRPEYKVVWGAGTTNGLELISIRIDQVQYPEKALFPMPIDIAIDMTGADTIITVFNNAPTDQYYFNLPAPPLAVTLDPEGWILKKIDTLMVEPWVPIYYALYQNVPNPFNTATSIATSIPYELPLNSDVKLVIYDLLGRKVTSMRALDCGPGRHEFIWRGIDHRGIPVASGIYLYRIEMSELGSGSRIRFSQTRKMVLLR from the coding sequence ATGAGACCGCGACCTGTGCTTCCTATCCTGGGCCTCATTAGCCTACTCTCGTGTGGCAATGTATGGGCGCAACAGGTGTTGCCGACCCGTGAAGAGCTTTTAGAGATGCGGCGGTTGGAAATCAACGCCCGGCAGGCTGCACTCGAGCGCCAGCGACTGCTGAAAGCCACCAAGCTCTCCCCAGCACAACAGAACTACGACGTCACCTACTACCGGATCAACCTCGATATCGATACTACCACCAAGCAGATATCCGGGACAGTTACGATGACGGCCAGGGCAAAAGTCGATGATTTCACGTCGGTGGAACTGGACCTGGCAGGCAACATGTCGGTGGATGCGGTTGGCGGCGATGCCGCCGGTTACACCCGCGCAGGTGATCTTCTGGTCGTGGAATTATCCCAGCCGGTTTCGAACGACGAGTACTTCAATGTGAGCACAACCTATCACGGCCAGCCAGCCAAGAGCGGCTTCGGCGCCTTCGGTTTTGATTATCACGAAGAGGAGCCCATTATCTGGTCCTTGAGCGAACCCTATGGCGCCCGGGCCTGGTGGCCCTGCAAGGATGCCCCCAGCGATAAGGCCGATTCGGTGGATATGATCGTGACCGTGCCGGGAGGACTGATCGTGGCCTCCAATGGTATGCTGGTCAGCGAGGTCTGTCTTGACAGCGGCTGCACGTTCCATTGGCAGGAGCGCTACCCCATCACTACCTATCTGGTCTCCCTGGCCATAACCAACTACGCCACCTACTCGGAGTGGTTCCACTACACTGCCGGCGACTCCATGGAGATCCAGTACTACATCTATCCCGAGGATCTCGAGCAGGCCCGGAACGAATTCACGGAAACCCTCGACATGCTGGCCTATTTTCACGAGATCTTCGGGCCGTATCCCTTTCTGACGGAGAAATACGGCATTGCTCAGTTTGCTTGGGGTGGGGGTATGGAGCATCAAACTATCACCAGCCAGGGCCGTTTCAGGCTTATCCTGACTGTGCATGAGCTCGCTCACCAGTGGTGGGGCGACAAGATCACCAACGCCAACTGGCACGAAATCTGGCTGAATGAAGGCTTCGCCTCCTACGCCGAAGCGCTGTACTTCGAGCATAGCCTGGGCACAGATTACTACCACGAATATATGAGCATGATGGACCGGGATTACCTTTATCCCATCTACGTGGATGATACCACCTCCGTCTCGCGCATTTTCGATATCACGGTGTACGACAAGGCCGGTTGGTTCCTGCACATGCTGCGCCATATTGTCGGAGATTCGACCTTCTTCGACATTCTGCTGGCCTACTCGAACGATCCCCGCTTCGCCTACAGCAATGCCACCACCGGCGGCTTCCAGGATGTCTGCGAAACGGTTTCGGACCAGGATCTCGACTGGTTCTTCCAGCCGTGGATCTATGAAGCCGGCCGCCCTGAGTACAAGGTCGTATGGGGTGCAGGAACTACTAATGGCCTGGAGCTGATTTCCATTCGCATCGATCAGGTCCAGTATCCCGAAAAAGCCCTTTTCCCTATGCCTATCGATATCGCTATTGATATGACTGGCGCTGACACTATCATAACCGTATTCAATAACGCCCCCACCGATCAATATTACTTCAATCTCCCGGCCCCGCCCCTGGCTGTGACGCTGGATCCTGAAGGCTGGATCCTCAAGAAAATTGATACCCTGATGGTGGAACCCTGGGTCCCGATTTACTACGCCTTATACCAGAACGTGCCCAATCCTTTCAATACGGCTACGAGTATCGCAACCTCCATACCCTACGAATTACCCCTAAACTCGGATGTAAAACTCGTGATTTACGACCTTTTGGGACGCAAAGTAACCAGTATGAGGGCACTTGATTGCGGACCCGGACGACATGAGTTTATCTGGAGGGGTATCGATCACCGCGGCATACCGGTTGCCAGCGGGATCTACCTGTACCGCATTGAAATGAGTGAGCTGGGATCAGGCAGCCGTATTAGATTTAGCCAGACGCGGAAGATGGTCTTGCTTAGATAA
- a CDS encoding OmpP1/FadL family transporter: protein MAIPKIQLPRRIVSLIFVTTALLNGQIDLDAVRPFTGLGGPGSRALGMGQAFTGIADDLTALFYNPAGLAHITKREINLGFTYLTATTDVRSPGNTSTATITATRLGNAGVALPLPNSKLTIAIGYNQARAFERQLEQTYPRDAASTIHEVLTEEGRIGYWSLGVGYQVSTQLALGGAFDILAGKNVYTDNNTYYTGATVASSDYLLVEPEYIGVGLSLGILLAPLPPWRIGLLLRSPQWVSVSETSYDSYIGFEEERDYKIRGSYCLRVGSSLTVGPLLLSGDLAWFDYSQIRFESDLVDVIDSIEVPIDISINDTLRTQYANLPGYAAGAEFLLPMINIKLRGGYRYDPPLYRKPFPQVPQHTLNLGLSVVPVPQIKIDTALSLTTWERSLDTNIEEESGAVNITVNFVYRF, encoded by the coding sequence ATGGCAATCCCAAAAATTCAACTCCCTCGCAGGATTGTATCGTTAATCTTCGTCACTACCGCTCTGCTGAACGGGCAGATTGATCTTGACGCCGTACGTCCCTTCACTGGCCTCGGGGGACCGGGAAGCCGGGCCCTTGGCATGGGACAGGCCTTCACTGGCATCGCTGACGACCTCACCGCCCTGTTCTACAATCCCGCCGGACTGGCTCACATCACCAAAAGAGAAATCAACCTGGGATTTACTTACCTGACCGCCACGACGGACGTCAGGAGCCCGGGAAACACCAGCACTGCCACCATCACGGCAACCAGACTCGGCAACGCCGGGGTAGCCCTGCCCCTCCCCAACTCGAAACTGACCATAGCTATTGGCTATAATCAGGCCCGGGCATTCGAGCGCCAGTTGGAACAAACCTATCCCCGTGATGCTGCATCCACCATACATGAAGTATTGACTGAAGAGGGACGGATTGGCTACTGGAGTTTAGGCGTCGGCTACCAGGTGTCCACCCAGCTGGCTCTGGGGGGTGCGTTTGATATCCTCGCCGGCAAAAATGTCTACACTGACAATAATACTTACTATACCGGAGCGACGGTCGCCTCCAGCGACTATCTCCTTGTCGAGCCGGAATACATTGGTGTAGGATTGAGCCTCGGGATACTCCTCGCGCCCTTGCCACCCTGGCGGATCGGGCTGCTCCTGCGCTCACCACAATGGGTCAGTGTCAGCGAAACATCTTATGACAGTTACATCGGCTTCGAAGAGGAGCGCGACTATAAGATCCGCGGTTCCTACTGCCTGCGGGTAGGCTCATCCCTCACTGTAGGCCCGCTTCTCCTTAGCGGTGATCTAGCATGGTTCGATTACTCCCAGATTCGGTTCGAGTCAGACCTGGTTGATGTTATCGACTCCATTGAGGTCCCAATCGACATCTCCATCAACGATACCCTCCGTACGCAATACGCCAATCTCCCAGGCTATGCCGCTGGGGCCGAATTTCTCCTGCCAATGATCAATATCAAACTCAGGGGCGGATACCGCTACGATCCCCCCCTCTACCGGAAGCCCTTTCCCCAGGTACCCCAACACACCCTTAATCTGGGTCTGAGCGTTGTACCCGTCCCGCAGATCAAAATCGACACCGCCCTCAGTCTCACCACCTGGGAGCGAAGCTTGGACACAAACATCGAAGAAGAGTCCGGTGCCGTTAATATCACGGTAAACTTCGTGTATCGTTTCTGA
- a CDS encoding DoxX family protein, producing MEIAFLIGRIIVGILYLFNASNHFFQLNTLSGFAQSKGVPAPKLAALVSGVLLLIGGLSIITGFQPTIGVAALVLFFLPITFIMHAFWKVEDQMIKMGEMVNFTKNMALMGSALMFLAVPQPWPFSIG from the coding sequence ATGGAAATCGCATTTCTAATCGGTCGAATAATTGTCGGTATCTTATACCTATTTAATGCCAGCAATCACTTTTTTCAGTTGAATACCCTAAGCGGTTTCGCCCAATCCAAGGGAGTGCCCGCGCCAAAACTGGCAGCCCTCGTATCTGGTGTGCTACTGCTCATTGGTGGCCTGAGCATTATTACTGGCTTCCAGCCTACCATTGGTGTCGCGGCCTTAGTATTGTTCTTCTTGCCTATCACATTCATAATGCATGCCTTCTGGAAAGTGGAAGACCAGATGATAAAGATGGGCGAGATGGTAAACTTCACCAAGAACATGGCGCTAATGGGTTCTGCCTTAATGTTCTTGGCAGTACCACAGCCTTGGCCTTTCAGCATAGGTTAG